From the Glandiceps talaboti chromosome 12, keGlaTala1.1, whole genome shotgun sequence genome, one window contains:
- the LOC144443261 gene encoding small ribosomal subunit protein eS6-like, translating into MKLNLSFPATGCQKTIEVDDERKLRPFYDKRMSQEVSAEPLGDEWKGYLVRISGGNDKQGFPMKQGILTNGRVRLLLSKGHSCYRPRRKGERRRKSVRGCIVDANLSVLNLVIIKKGEGEIPGLTDTTVPRRLGPKRASKIRKLFNLSKEDDVRQYVVRRPLPQKEGKPAKTKAPKIQRLVTPVVLQRKRHRMAMKKHRAIKKKEDAAEYAKLLAQRAKEKREAVLKRKRSASTRESMRESTTKAK; encoded by the exons ATGAAG CTGAACTTAAGCTTTCCGGCAACGGGATGCCAGAAAACGATCGAAGTTGACGATGAAAGAAAACTTCGTCCATTTTATGACAAACGTATGAGCCAAGAAGTTTCAGCTGAACCATTAGGTGATGAATGGAAG GGTTATCTTGTGAGAATCAGTGGTGGAAATGACAAGCAAGGATTTCCTATGAAGCAAGGTATTTTGACAAATGGCCGTGTGCGTCTTCTACTGTCAAAAGGACACTCCTGCTATCGTCCCCGCAGAAAGGGTGAACGTAGACGTAAATCTGTCCGTGGTTGTATCGTAGATGCCAATCTCTCAGTCTTGAACTTGGTCATCATCAAGAAAG GAGAGGGTGAAATCCCAGGCCTTACCGACACCACAGTCCCACGTCGTTTGGGACCAAAGAGAGCCAGCAAAATTAGGAAATTATTCAACTTGTCTAAAGAAGATGATGTACGTCAGTATGTTGTCAGGAGACCTCTCCCACAAAAAGAAG GTAAACCAGCAAAGACCAAAGCCCCCAAGATCCAGCGTTTGGTTACACCAGTTGTTCTGCAGCGTAAACGTCATCGTATGGCCATGAAAAAACACAGGGCTATTAAGAAGAAGGAAGATGCTGCAGAATATGCTAAATTATTGGCTCAGAGAGCGAAAGAAAAGCGTGAAGCAGTATTGAAACGCAAACGATCAGCCTCCACAAGAGAATCAATGAGGGAGTCAACAACCAAGgcaaaatag